A single genomic interval of Granulicella tundricola MP5ACTX9 harbors:
- a CDS encoding HAD family acid phosphatase yields the protein MRRVRRSLSFAAVVLVFVGGMWGQESAGPPACPVAKKLPVPLAPGQTFHPVEVARPSVEAARKTAEGGAVDPSVLVAAEPLENFGVARYRLKDYGDCVGNGGCYWSDVQAQAMRAKGALDMAVQGHKAGEKLALVLDIDETTLSSYCEMKREDFGYIPEMFNGWVVTPEAAVAVPGMMQVFEEARAKGVAVFFLTGRPEEQRAATERNLKAVGYSGWAGLVLRNAEEKGMPTVAYKAAERGKIVAAGYRIVMSVGDQWSDLNGEPRAEISVKLPNPFYYLP from the coding sequence ATGAGGCGAGTGCGACGAAGTCTTAGCTTTGCGGCGGTAGTGCTGGTCTTCGTGGGTGGGATGTGGGGGCAGGAGTCGGCGGGGCCTCCTGCCTGCCCGGTGGCGAAGAAGCTGCCGGTGCCGCTGGCTCCGGGGCAGACGTTTCATCCGGTGGAGGTGGCTCGGCCCTCTGTGGAGGCGGCGAGGAAGACGGCTGAGGGTGGTGCGGTCGATCCGAGTGTGCTGGTGGCTGCGGAGCCGCTGGAGAACTTCGGGGTGGCTCGCTACCGGCTGAAGGACTATGGGGATTGTGTCGGGAACGGCGGGTGTTACTGGAGCGATGTGCAGGCGCAGGCTATGCGGGCGAAGGGTGCACTGGATATGGCGGTGCAGGGGCATAAGGCTGGAGAGAAGCTGGCGCTGGTGCTGGATATCGACGAGACGACGCTTTCAAGCTACTGCGAGATGAAGCGGGAGGACTTTGGGTATATCCCGGAGATGTTCAATGGGTGGGTGGTCACGCCGGAGGCCGCAGTGGCGGTTCCGGGGATGATGCAGGTGTTTGAGGAGGCCAGGGCTAAGGGGGTCGCGGTGTTCTTCCTGACGGGGCGGCCGGAGGAGCAGAGGGCGGCTACGGAGAGGAATCTGAAGGCTGTCGGGTACAGCGGGTGGGCCGGGCTGGTGCTGCGGAATGCTGAGGAGAAAGGCATGCCGACGGTGGCGTATAAGGCTGCGGAGCGTGGGAAGATTGTGGCAGCGGGATACCGGATTGTGATGAGTGTGGGGGATCAGTGGAGCGATCTGAACGGGGAGCCGAGGGCCGAGATCAGCGTGAAGCTGCCTAACCCTTTTTATTACCTGCCGTAG